A region of Flavobacterium indicum GPTSA100-9 = DSM 17447 DNA encodes the following proteins:
- the clpB gene encoding ATP-dependent chaperone ClpB — translation MNFKNLTIKSQEALQQAQQIAQSFGHQQLENEHIFKGILEVDENVIPFILKKVNVNVDIFKKVLDSTLESFPKVSGGDIMLSRDAGTTLNEAELIAKKMSDEFVSIEHLVLAIFKSKSKVAQVLKDQGVTEKGLESAIKEIRKGERVTSASAEETYNSLNKYAKNLNELARTGKLDPVIGRDEEIRRVLQILTRRSKNNPMLIGEPGVGKTAIAEGLAHRIVDGDVPENLKDKIVYSLDMGALIAGAKYKGEFEERLKSVVKEVTAAEGEIVLFIDEIHTLVGAGGGEGAMDAANILKPALARGELRAIGATTLDEYQKYFEKDKALERRFQKVMVEEPDTESAISILRGIKEKYETHHKVRIKDDAIIAAVELSQRYITNRFLPDKAIDLMDEAASKLRMEINSKPEELDVLDRKIMQLEIEIEAIKRENDETKLKVLNLDLANLKEERNEIFAKWKSEKDVVEGIQSVKQQIEDFKLEAERAEREGDYGKVAEIRYGKIKEAQEKLDVLQVQLQENQKGQSLIKEEVTHDDIAEVVAKWTGIPVTKMLQSEREKLLKLEDELHKRVVGQEEAIEAISDAVRRSRAGLQDAKKPIGSFLFLGTTGVGKTELAKALAEYLFDDENAITRIDMSEYQERHSVSRLVGAPPGYVGYDEGGQLTEAVRRRPYSVVLLDEIEKAHPDTFNILLQVLDEGRLTDNKGRLADFKNTIIIMTSNMGSHIIQEKFENLKGGLEAATEAAKTEVLGMLKQTVRPEFINRIDEIVMFTPLTNDNIKQIVGLQLKSVIKMLEQQHITMEATPEALDYLSMKGFDPEFGARPVKRVIQREVLNQLSKEILAGNVKTDSFIILDCFDNKLVFRNQE, via the coding sequence ATGAATTTCAAAAATCTAACTATTAAATCACAAGAAGCTCTTCAGCAAGCACAACAAATTGCACAGAGCTTTGGACATCAACAACTAGAAAATGAACACATTTTCAAAGGTATATTAGAAGTTGATGAAAATGTAATTCCGTTTATATTGAAAAAAGTCAATGTAAATGTGGATATTTTTAAAAAGGTATTAGACAGTACCTTAGAAAGTTTTCCAAAAGTTTCAGGAGGTGATATTATGTTGTCTCGTGATGCAGGTACAACGTTAAATGAAGCAGAACTAATTGCTAAAAAGATGAGCGATGAATTTGTTTCAATTGAACATTTGGTTTTAGCCATTTTTAAATCGAAAAGTAAAGTTGCACAAGTTTTAAAAGATCAAGGGGTAACAGAGAAAGGCTTAGAAAGTGCTATTAAAGAAATAAGAAAGGGAGAACGAGTTACCTCAGCTTCTGCTGAAGAGACTTATAATTCGTTAAACAAATATGCCAAAAATTTAAATGAATTAGCCCGTACAGGTAAATTAGACCCTGTTATTGGGAGAGATGAAGAAATTCGACGTGTATTACAAATTTTAACACGTAGAAGTAAAAATAATCCCATGTTAATTGGGGAGCCAGGAGTAGGTAAAACTGCAATTGCAGAGGGATTAGCACACCGAATTGTGGATGGCGATGTACCTGAAAATTTGAAAGATAAAATTGTGTATTCATTAGATATGGGTGCATTGATTGCAGGTGCTAAATACAAAGGTGAATTTGAAGAGCGTTTAAAATCGGTTGTAAAAGAAGTTACAGCGGCAGAAGGTGAAATTGTTTTATTCATTGATGAGATACATACACTTGTTGGTGCAGGTGGTGGTGAAGGAGCTATGGATGCGGCTAATATTTTAAAACCTGCTTTAGCGCGTGGTGAATTAAGAGCAATTGGTGCTACAACTTTAGACGAATACCAAAAATATTTTGAAAAAGATAAAGCGTTAGAACGTCGTTTTCAAAAAGTAATGGTGGAAGAGCCTGATACCGAAAGTGCTATATCTATTCTTCGTGGAATTAAGGAAAAATATGAAACACACCATAAAGTTCGAATTAAAGACGATGCTATTATAGCTGCTGTTGAGTTGTCGCAACGTTATATTACCAATCGTTTTTTACCCGATAAAGCCATTGATTTAATGGACGAAGCGGCGTCTAAATTGCGTATGGAAATTAATTCAAAACCAGAAGAATTGGATGTTTTGGATCGAAAAATTATGCAGTTGGAAATTGAAATAGAAGCTATTAAAAGAGAAAATGATGAAACAAAATTAAAAGTATTGAATCTGGATTTAGCCAATTTGAAAGAAGAACGCAATGAAATTTTTGCCAAATGGAAATCGGAAAAAGATGTTGTTGAAGGAATTCAGAGTGTAAAACAACAGATTGAAGATTTTAAACTGGAAGCAGAACGTGCAGAACGTGAAGGTGATTATGGTAAAGTGGCTGAGATTCGCTATGGAAAAATTAAAGAAGCACAAGAAAAATTAGATGTGTTGCAAGTCCAATTGCAAGAAAATCAAAAAGGACAGTCTTTAATTAAAGAAGAAGTAACTCATGATGATATTGCTGAAGTGGTAGCAAAATGGACGGGTATACCGGTTACAAAAATGCTGCAAAGTGAGCGCGAAAAGTTATTGAAGTTAGAAGATGAATTACACAAACGTGTAGTAGGTCAAGAAGAAGCAATTGAAGCGATTTCAGACGCCGTACGTAGAAGTAGAGCGGGATTACAAGACGCAAAAAAACCTATAGGTTCGTTCTTGTTCTTAGGTACAACTGGTGTGGGAAAAACGGAATTAGCCAAAGCTCTAGCGGAATATTTATTTGACGATGAAAATGCCATTACACGTATTGATATGAGTGAATATCAAGAGCGTCATAGTGTAAGTCGTTTAGTTGGTGCGCCTCCGGGATACGTTGGTTATGATGAAGGTGGTCAATTAACAGAAGCGGTGAGAAGAAGACCGTATTCGGTAGTTTTATTAGATGAAATTGAAAAAGCACATCCAGATACCTTTAATATTTTATTACAAGTATTAGATGAAGGCCGACTTACAGATAATAAAGGTCGTTTGGCTGATTTTAAAAACACCATTATTATTATGACCTCTAATATGGGAAGTCATATTATTCAAGAAAAATTTGAAAATCTAAAAGGTGGTCTTGAAGCGGCAACAGAAGCAGCTAAAACTGAAGTTTTGGGTATGTTAAAACAAACCGTACGACCAGAGTTTATTAATCGTATTGATGAAATTGTAATGTTCACGCCATTGACCAATGATAACATTAAACAAATTGTTGGTTTACAATTGAAAAGTGTAATTAAAATGTTAGAGCAGCAACACATCACTATGGAAGCAACTCCTGAAGCATTGGATTATTTATCGATGAAAGGATTTGATCCAGAATTTGGAGCACGACCGGTAAAACGTGTCATTCAAAGAGAAGTGTTGAATCAATTGTCTAAAGAAATTTTAGCCGGAAATGTGAAAACAGACAGCTTCATTATCTTAGATTGTTTTGATAATAAATTGGTTTTTAGAAATCAAGAATAA
- a CDS encoding energy transducer TonB — protein sequence MYKTLFIILFSSTLLAQKSEDFSKYLKTESQKNNFSNYNSKVNEIQEFIVQNSKFEIEKDSVIEVSNTSNIDFYNGIKALFSDLNKVQNDFYLSFDYNKDKKILEKLNQYFSDTKSKINDAYLKRNWYLKVSIDRISSPNSVDALPSEVCERYTENSDILLPTHQNCKDKGLSGSEENKCFENFLRERFSNVIRDYISDLYLENTLSLSVMITFIIDKEGRLDFIRFPRSTGSLYYDLLIYKAFQRIQKTTIFCPARKDNTSVSIYYNLPIKMVITGEN from the coding sequence ATGTATAAAACTCTTTTTATTATTTTATTTTCAAGTACACTTCTTGCTCAAAAATCGGAGGATTTTTCCAAATATTTAAAAACGGAATCTCAAAAAAATAATTTTTCAAATTACAATAGTAAGGTTAATGAAATTCAAGAATTCATTGTTCAAAATTCAAAATTTGAAATAGAAAAAGATTCTGTAATTGAAGTTTCAAATACATCTAATATTGATTTTTACAATGGAATAAAAGCATTATTTTCTGATTTAAATAAAGTTCAAAATGACTTTTATTTAAGTTTTGATTATAATAAAGACAAAAAAATACTAGAAAAATTAAATCAGTATTTCTCAGATACTAAAAGTAAAATTAACGATGCTTATTTAAAAAGAAATTGGTATCTAAAAGTTAGTATTGATAGAATAAGTAGTCCAAATTCAGTTGATGCACTACCTTCTGAAGTCTGTGAACGTTATACCGAGAATAGTGATATTTTATTACCAACACATCAAAATTGTAAAGACAAAGGTTTAAGTGGTTCTGAGGAGAATAAATGTTTTGAAAATTTTTTAAGAGAACGATTTTCTAATGTTATTAGAGATTATATTTCAGATTTGTATTTAGAAAACACCTTAAGTTTATCAGTTATGATTACTTTTATTATTGATAAAGAAGGACGTTTGGATTTTATAAGATTTCCAAGATCAACAGGTAGTTTGTACTATGATTTGTTAATTTATAAAGCCTTTCAAAGAATCCAGAAAACTACAATTTTTTGCCCTGCCCGAAAAGATAATACATCAGTTTCAATTTATTATAATTTACCAATTAAAATGGTTATTACAGGTGAAAATTAA
- a CDS encoding DUF4199 domain-containing protein gives MNKTILKFGVLGGIIVSAFMCLVTYFMKQNPEQQPSMILGFTSMVFAFGTMIYGVFQIRKNNANQISFGAAFKAGFLMTVIISTIYVAVWLVIFYNFFPNFMEIYGDMMLKNAKPEDVAKVTEEVKWMKEVYQSPIGIIGMTYVEILPFGTVVALLNALVQNRMSSKS, from the coding sequence ATGAACAAAACTATTTTAAAATTCGGCGTATTAGGGGGCATAATTGTTTCAGCATTTATGTGTTTAGTCACCTATTTTATGAAACAAAATCCAGAACAACAACCTAGTATGATTCTTGGATTTACAAGTATGGTTTTCGCATTTGGAACCATGATTTATGGTGTGTTTCAAATAAGAAAAAACAATGCCAATCAAATTTCTTTTGGAGCGGCTTTTAAAGCAGGTTTTTTAATGACAGTAATCATTTCAACCATTTATGTTGCGGTTTGGTTGGTTATATTTTACAATTTCTTTCCAAATTTTATGGAAATTTATGGAGATATGATGCTTAAAAATGCCAAACCTGAAGACGTTGCAAAAGTTACTGAAGAGGTTAAATGGATGAAAGAAGTGTATCAATCTCCAATTGGAATTATTGGAATGACGTATGTAGAAATTTTACCTTTTGGAACGGTTGTAGCTTTACTAAACGCATTGGTCCAAAATAGAATGTCTAGTAAAAGTTAA
- a CDS encoding sulfite exporter TauE/SafE family protein has product MDLLELFAQHDPIVLITLGLLSLLAGFIDAVVGGGGLIQFPALMITYPNTAVPTVFGTNKIAGLSGTSIAAIQYSKRIKFNWKLLLITATSSFIASFIGAKLVSTINVNFLKPFIFFMLIGIAIYTYTKKDFGSFSTKNLTANKKYFYGFLLGILIGFYDGFLGPGTGSFLVLGFVALLGFEFLEASAYAKVINCVTNVSALYVFISQGNYIIEIALIMAVANVSGSILGTKMAILRGNQFIRKVFLAVVCIMILRYGYDVFYS; this is encoded by the coding sequence ATGGATCTTCTTGAACTTTTTGCACAACATGATCCCATAGTCCTAATTACGTTAGGACTATTGTCGTTATTAGCCGGTTTTATCGATGCCGTAGTTGGAGGAGGTGGACTCATTCAATTTCCTGCTTTAATGATTACTTATCCCAATACGGCTGTTCCTACTGTTTTTGGAACCAATAAAATAGCAGGTTTATCGGGAACAAGTATTGCAGCCATTCAATATTCAAAAAGAATTAAATTTAATTGGAAACTTTTACTTATAACCGCAACTAGTTCGTTTATAGCTTCTTTCATTGGAGCAAAATTGGTAAGTACGATTAATGTTAATTTTTTAAAACCTTTCATCTTTTTTATGTTAATTGGTATTGCTATTTATACCTATACCAAAAAAGACTTTGGTAGTTTTTCAACAAAGAATTTAACAGCTAATAAAAAATATTTTTACGGCTTTTTATTGGGTATCTTAATCGGATTTTATGATGGATTCCTAGGACCGGGCACGGGTAGTTTTTTAGTACTAGGATTTGTAGCTCTTTTGGGATTCGAATTTTTAGAAGCATCTGCCTATGCTAAAGTAATAAATTGCGTAACTAATGTATCGGCGCTTTATGTGTTTATATCACAAGGAAATTACATAATTGAAATAGCTTTAATTATGGCAGTTGCCAATGTTTCGGGTAGTATTTTAGGAACTAAAATGGCTATCTTAAGAGGAAATCAATTTATTAGGAAAGTGTTTTTAGCGGTGGTTTGTATTATGATACTCCGTTATGGATATGATGTTTTTTATAGTTAA